A section of the Pseudovibrio sp. M1P-2-3 genome encodes:
- the dnaE gene encoding DNA polymerase III subunit alpha, translating to MAGPGFVHLRVHSAYSLLEGALPLAKLIDLAKADDQPALAITDTGNLFGALEFSEKAYGAGLQPIIGCQIAVDFSDVEDTGQEEPLCDLVLLATNETGYENLMDLVSRAFLDTEPGNRANVSIERLALKSEGVIALSGGMRGPLNKAITGGLQSRAKERLLFLKQTYGDRFYIELQRHGMPQERDTETQLLELAYENGVPLVATNEAFFPSSGDYEAHDALLAISEGRVIIESDRRQLTPEHRFKTREDMMYLFKDLPEALENTVNISQRCHYRTPTRAPILPRFAGADADGEEAEKAEAEELKRQSQEGLRQRLDFHGLAPGLEEKDYWDRLDYELSIITRMKFPGYFLIVADFIKWAKEQDIPVGPGRGSGAGSLVAWVLTITDLDPMRFSLLFERFLNPERVSMPDFDIDFCQNRREEVIRYVQRKYGREQVAQIITFGTLQAKAVLRDVGRVLQMPYGQVDRLSKLVPGNPANPVTLAQAIEEEPRLREAAKQEAVVDKLLKMAQKLEGLYRHASTHAAGVVIGDRPLEQLVPLYRDPRSDMPVAQFNMKWVEQAGLVKFDFLGLKTLTVIDTAISLIKRRSIEVDIAAVPLDDPATYKLLAAGETVGVFQLESQGMRRAIAGMRPDAFEDIIALVALYRPGPMDNIPIYNAVKHGEQEPDYLHPLLEPILKETNGIIVYQEQVMQIAQVLSGYSLGEADLLRRAMGKKIASEMEIQRARFVDGAAEKGIDKAQSGMIYDLVAKFANYGFNKSHAAAYALVAYHTAWLKANYPVEFLAGIMTLDLGNTDKLSDFRQEALRMGIDVVAPSINRSMVHFDVQDGKIIYAMGAIKGVGEQAVEHIVEMRGDQPFSDLADFATRVSARVVNKRTFENLIAAGAFDELNPNRAQLLSGLDRIVARSQRAADNSSSGQDELFGGANAPEPLILPDTDPWLPAERLQREHAAVGFYISAHPLDEYRDLLEKLRVQLWKSFEKSVKSGAAAGRLAGTVTGRQERKTRTGNQMGIVRISDPTGQYEAVLFSEALNQYRDLLEPGNSVVLLVQADVREDEVSTRIQQVEPLEAVASRIHKTMRIFIDSAAPVTSLARQLRKGGDGEVSCIVILEQGQREVEVRLPGRYILSPQLGGALKAVPGIIDVQMT from the coding sequence ATGGCAGGTCCCGGTTTCGTTCATCTTCGGGTTCATTCGGCCTACTCACTCCTTGAAGGGGCTCTGCCGCTTGCAAAGCTCATTGATCTTGCCAAGGCAGACGATCAACCGGCGCTGGCGATTACCGATACCGGGAATCTGTTTGGCGCATTGGAGTTTTCAGAAAAAGCGTACGGGGCAGGTCTGCAACCGATCATTGGTTGTCAGATCGCGGTTGATTTTTCGGATGTGGAAGACACAGGGCAAGAAGAGCCCCTTTGTGATCTGGTTCTGCTGGCTACCAATGAAACAGGCTATGAGAACCTGATGGATCTAGTGTCGAGAGCGTTTCTTGACACGGAGCCGGGAAACCGCGCCAATGTTTCCATCGAGCGTCTTGCATTGAAATCAGAGGGGGTGATTGCCCTATCCGGCGGGATGAGAGGCCCGCTGAATAAAGCAATTACTGGAGGTTTGCAGAGCAGGGCTAAAGAACGGCTTTTGTTCTTGAAACAAACCTATGGTGACCGCTTTTATATAGAACTGCAGCGCCATGGAATGCCGCAGGAGCGGGATACGGAAACGCAGCTTCTGGAGCTGGCCTATGAAAACGGTGTTCCCCTTGTTGCAACGAATGAGGCCTTCTTTCCTTCATCGGGTGACTATGAGGCTCATGATGCGCTTTTGGCAATTTCTGAAGGTCGTGTCATTATCGAATCTGACCGCAGGCAGCTGACGCCAGAGCATCGGTTCAAGACTCGTGAAGATATGATGTATCTGTTTAAAGATCTTCCAGAAGCTCTTGAAAATACAGTTAATATTTCACAAAGATGTCATTATAGAACTCCAACGCGCGCCCCGATTTTGCCCCGATTTGCCGGCGCTGATGCGGATGGAGAAGAAGCTGAGAAGGCGGAGGCTGAAGAGCTGAAGCGGCAGTCTCAGGAGGGGCTAAGACAGCGTCTGGATTTCCATGGTCTGGCACCCGGTCTTGAGGAAAAAGACTACTGGGACAGGCTGGACTACGAACTCTCCATTATTACCCGAATGAAATTCCCCGGGTACTTCCTGATCGTTGCCGACTTTATCAAATGGGCAAAAGAGCAGGATATTCCGGTTGGCCCGGGACGTGGGTCCGGTGCGGGTTCGCTGGTGGCGTGGGTTCTTACGATCACAGATCTGGACCCCATGCGGTTCTCGCTACTTTTCGAACGCTTCCTCAATCCTGAGCGTGTTTCCATGCCGGATTTTGATATCGACTTTTGCCAGAACAGGCGAGAGGAAGTGATCCGCTATGTTCAGCGCAAGTATGGCCGGGAGCAGGTGGCCCAGATTATCACCTTCGGAACGCTGCAGGCCAAGGCGGTTTTGCGTGATGTGGGGCGTGTATTGCAGATGCCCTACGGGCAGGTGGATAGGCTTAGTAAATTAGTACCGGGCAACCCTGCAAATCCGGTTACACTTGCGCAGGCAATCGAGGAAGAGCCGCGCCTTCGTGAGGCTGCAAAGCAAGAAGCCGTTGTCGATAAGCTGCTTAAGATGGCTCAGAAGCTGGAAGGACTTTATCGTCACGCATCCACCCACGCGGCGGGTGTGGTGATCGGCGATCGTCCGCTGGAGCAGCTGGTTCCCCTCTACCGCGATCCGCGCTCGGATATGCCGGTTGCCCAGTTCAACATGAAATGGGTGGAGCAGGCGGGGCTGGTCAAGTTTGATTTCCTTGGCCTTAAAACCCTGACGGTGATTGATACGGCCATCTCCCTAATCAAGCGCCGCAGTATTGAGGTGGATATTGCCGCCGTGCCACTGGATGATCCTGCGACTTATAAGCTGCTGGCCGCCGGTGAAACGGTTGGCGTGTTTCAGCTGGAAAGTCAGGGCATGCGCCGGGCGATTGCCGGTATGCGGCCAGATGCCTTTGAAGATATCATTGCGCTGGTGGCCCTTTACCGTCCAGGCCCAATGGACAACATTCCCATTTATAACGCGGTAAAGCACGGAGAGCAGGAACCGGACTATCTGCATCCTCTATTGGAGCCGATCCTGAAAGAGACGAACGGTATTATCGTCTATCAGGAACAAGTGATGCAGATTGCGCAGGTTCTTTCGGGGTACTCCCTTGGTGAAGCGGATTTGCTGCGCCGCGCCATGGGTAAGAAAATTGCCTCGGAAATGGAGATCCAGCGCGCCCGTTTCGTGGACGGTGCTGCGGAGAAGGGGATTGATAAAGCGCAGTCCGGGATGATTTATGACCTTGTGGCCAAGTTCGCCAATTACGGCTTTAACAAATCCCACGCGGCCGCCTATGCGCTTGTGGCCTACCATACGGCATGGCTCAAGGCCAATTATCCGGTAGAATTCCTTGCCGGAATTATGACGCTGGATCTTGGTAATACGGACAAGCTGAGTGATTTTCGGCAAGAGGCCCTTCGTATGGGCATTGATGTTGTGGCGCCGTCTATTAATCGCTCCATGGTTCACTTTGATGTGCAGGATGGAAAGATCATCTATGCCATGGGGGCGATTAAAGGAGTTGGTGAGCAGGCGGTTGAGCACATTGTTGAAATGCGCGGTGATCAGCCATTCTCCGATCTAGCGGACTTTGCAACACGCGTGAGCGCGCGCGTGGTAAATAAGCGAACCTTTGAAAATCTTATTGCAGCAGGTGCTTTTGACGAATTAAATCCCAATCGCGCCCAGCTCCTTTCGGGTTTGGACCGCATCGTTGCCCGGTCTCAACGGGCGGCGGACAACTCATCTTCCGGACAGGATGAATTGTTTGGCGGAGCCAATGCACCGGAGCCTCTGATTTTGCCCGATACGGACCCGTGGCTGCCGGCGGAACGGCTTCAACGAGAACATGCGGCTGTGGGGTTTTATATATCTGCGCATCCACTTGATGAGTATCGGGATCTTTTGGAAAAATTGCGGGTTCAGCTTTGGAAGAGTTTTGAAAAATCCGTGAAATCGGGCGCTGCGGCTGGCAGGCTGGCGGGAACTGTGACCGGACGACAGGAACGTAAAACCCGTACGGGCAACCAGATGGGGATCGTACGTATATCTGATCCCACTGGACAGTATGAGGCTGTTCTGTTTTCTGAGGCCTTGAATCAGTATCGGGACTTGTTGGAGCCTGGCAATTCTGTCGTGCTTCTGGTGCAGGCTGATGTGCGTGAAGATGAGGTAAGTACCCGCATTCAGCAAGTGGAGCCCTTAGAGGCAGTCGCCTCTCGCATTCACAAGACCATGCGCATCTTTATAGACAGTGCCGCACCTGTCACATCCCTTGCGCGCCAGTTGAGGAAAGGGGGCGATGGAGAAGTGAGCTGCATCGTCATTCTGGAGCAGGGGCAAAGGGAGGTGGAAGTGCGTCTTCCCGGTCGATACATTCTCTCCCCCCAGCTGGGCGGTGCATTGAAAGCAGTGCCCGGTATTATCGATGTCCAGATGACCTGA
- the pyrH gene encoding UMP kinase — MVEDLRWKRVLLKLSGEALMGDQSFGIDPKVVERVASEIAEAVRLGAQFGIVVGGGNIFRGVALAAKGGNRVTGDHMGMLATIMNSLTLADALRGLGIQARVLSAVPVPSICESFTQRGADRYMEDGDVLLFAGGTGNPFFTTDSGAALRAAEMRCDAFLKGTQVDGVYDADPKLVPDAKRFETLTPGEVLEKGLKVMDATAIALARDNQIPVVVFSIHTSGALVNVLRGNGLYTVVSD; from the coding sequence ATGGTTGAAGATCTGCGTTGGAAGCGCGTCCTTCTGAAGCTTTCCGGTGAAGCTTTGATGGGTGACCAGAGTTTCGGTATTGACCCCAAAGTGGTGGAGCGGGTCGCAAGCGAAATTGCAGAGGCTGTTCGCCTTGGTGCACAATTTGGTATTGTTGTTGGCGGTGGTAACATTTTCCGCGGCGTCGCGCTGGCGGCAAAGGGCGGAAACCGTGTAACCGGCGACCATATGGGTATGCTGGCAACTATTATGAATAGTTTGACATTGGCCGATGCTCTGCGCGGGCTGGGGATTCAAGCTCGTGTTCTTTCCGCTGTTCCTGTACCTTCAATTTGCGAATCCTTTACCCAGCGTGGGGCGGACCGTTACATGGAAGACGGTGATGTTCTGCTGTTTGCTGGTGGCACGGGCAACCCGTTCTTTACAACGGATTCGGGAGCCGCACTGCGCGCCGCTGAGATGCGTTGTGATGCGTTCTTGAAGGGAACACAGGTTGATGGTGTTTATGATGCCGACCCCAAGCTGGTGCCTGATGCGAAGCGGTTTGAAACGCTGACGCCGGGTGAAGTTCTTGAAAAAGGGCTGAAAGTCATGGATGCAACGGCAATTGCACTTGCTCGTGATAACCAAATTCCTGTAGTTGTCTTTTCCATCCATACTTCAGGCGCTTTGGTGAATGTGTTGCGTGGAAATGGGCTGTATACGGTTGTGTCAGACTGA
- the rpsB gene encoding 30S ribosomal protein S2 has product MALPDFTMRQLLEAGVHFGHQKHRWNPKMSNYIFGVRNNVHILDLGQTVPLLHQALKTVSDTVAAGGRVLLVGTKRQAQEAVADAARRSAQYYVNARWLGGMLTNWKTISQSIQRLRKVDELLSGDANRMTKKERLFLSREREKLERNLGGIKDMGGIPDLIFVIDTNREAIAIQEARRLGIPVAAILDSNCDPKGITFPVPGNDDAGRAITLYCDLIARAAIDGIARAQGSMGIDLGEAEVVMEEPALAQEAAAEEGGEAAQA; this is encoded by the coding sequence ATGGCATTGCCTGATTTTACAATGCGTCAGCTGTTAGAAGCTGGTGTGCATTTTGGTCACCAGAAGCACCGCTGGAACCCGAAGATGAGCAACTACATCTTTGGTGTTCGCAATAACGTTCACATTCTTGACCTTGGTCAGACTGTTCCGTTGCTGCACCAGGCGCTGAAAACTGTTTCTGATACAGTAGCAGCTGGTGGTCGTGTTCTTCTCGTTGGTACAAAGCGTCAGGCACAGGAAGCTGTTGCTGATGCGGCACGTCGCAGTGCGCAGTACTACGTGAATGCACGCTGGCTCGGCGGTATGCTGACAAACTGGAAAACTATTTCCCAGTCCATCCAGCGTTTGCGCAAGGTTGACGAACTTCTTTCTGGTGATGCAAACCGCATGACTAAAAAAGAGCGTCTGTTCTTGAGCCGTGAGCGTGAAAAGCTTGAGCGTAACCTCGGTGGTATCAAAGATATGGGCGGTATTCCTGACCTTATCTTCGTTATCGATACAAACCGTGAAGCGATTGCTATTCAGGAAGCACGTCGTCTGGGTATTCCAGTTGCTGCAATTCTGGACTCCAATTGTGATCCGAAGGGTATTACTTTCCCTGTGCCAGGTAACGATGATGCAGGCCGCGCAATCACACTTTACTGTGACCTGATTGCCCGCGCTGCCATTGATGGTATTGCACGTGCTCAAGGTTCCATGGGTATCGATCTTGGTGAAGCCGAGGTTGTTATGGAAGAACCAGCACTTGCACAAGAAGCTGCTGCTGAAGAAGGCGGTGAAGCCGCTCAGGCCTAA
- the frr gene encoding ribosome recycling factor — protein MSELDYNDLRRRMNGAITALKQEFSGLRTGRASASMLDTITVDAYGSPMPINQVATVSVPEPRMLSVQVWDRSMVAATEKAIRESSLGLNPVVDGTTLRLPIPELNEERRLELAKVAHKHAESARIAIRHVRRDGMDLAKKLEKAGDMSEDESHVAQDKVQKMTDEIISEVETVLAKKEEEIKQV, from the coding sequence ATGTCGGAGCTGGACTATAACGATCTACGTCGGCGCATGAACGGTGCAATTACTGCGCTTAAGCAAGAGTTTTCTGGATTGCGGACCGGACGCGCCTCTGCTTCCATGCTTGATACGATTACCGTGGATGCCTACGGCTCACCGATGCCGATTAACCAGGTGGCAACTGTGAGTGTGCCTGAGCCTCGTATGCTCTCAGTTCAGGTTTGGGACCGTTCAATGGTAGCCGCAACTGAAAAAGCGATTCGCGAATCCAGTCTTGGTCTGAACCCTGTTGTTGACGGGACGACCCTGCGTCTGCCAATTCCTGAGCTGAATGAAGAGCGCCGCCTGGAGCTGGCAAAAGTGGCTCACAAGCACGCGGAAAGCGCTCGTATTGCTATTCGTCACGTGCGCCGTGATGGAATGGATCTGGCTAAGAAGCTGGAAAAAGCTGGTGATATGAGCGAGGACGAAAGTCACGTCGCTCAGGACAAGGTTCAGAAAATGACCGATGAGATCATCAGTGAAGTTGAAACAGTACTTGCGAAAAAAGAAGAAGAAATCAAGCAGGTCTGA
- the tsf gene encoding translation elongation factor Ts produces MSITAAMVKELRETSGAGMMDCKAALKETAGDMEAAIDWLRTKGLAKAAKKAGRVAADGLVAVSAGDKQAVVVEVNSETDFVARNEGFQKLVSEVATTALSVDGEFEKLSSAAYPGTGRTVEEEIKEAVGTIGENMTLRRSAGLSVSDGVVATYMHNSIADGLGKIGVLVALESAGDKDKLAALGRQIAMHVAATNPMALSTDELDPAAVERERTVYMEQARESGKPESIIEKMVEGRLRKFYEEVTLVKQSFVINPDLTVEGAVEEAAKELGSPVKLVGFVRFALGEGIEKEETDFAAEVAAAAGN; encoded by the coding sequence ATGAGCATTACTGCTGCTATGGTGAAAGAGCTCCGTGAAACCAGCGGCGCTGGCATGATGGACTGTAAAGCTGCCCTGAAAGAAACAGCTGGAGACATGGAAGCGGCTATCGACTGGCTGCGCACCAAAGGTCTTGCAAAGGCTGCTAAAAAAGCTGGCCGTGTTGCCGCTGATGGCCTTGTTGCTGTTTCTGCTGGCGACAAGCAGGCTGTTGTTGTTGAAGTTAACTCCGAAACTGACTTTGTTGCCCGTAATGAGGGCTTCCAGAAGCTTGTTTCCGAAGTTGCGACAACAGCACTTTCTGTTGACGGTGAGTTCGAGAAGCTTTCTTCTGCCGCTTACCCGGGAACTGGTCGTACAGTTGAGGAAGAAATCAAGGAAGCTGTTGGCACAATCGGCGAGAACATGACACTGCGTCGTTCTGCTGGTCTTTCCGTTTCCGACGGTGTTGTTGCAACTTACATGCACAACTCCATCGCTGATGGCCTCGGCAAAATCGGTGTTCTTGTTGCGCTTGAGTCTGCGGGTGACAAAGACAAACTGGCAGCTCTTGGCCGTCAGATTGCAATGCACGTTGCAGCAACAAACCCAATGGCATTGAGCACAGACGAACTGGACCCTGCTGCTGTTGAGCGTGAGCGCACAGTTTACATGGAACAGGCCCGCGAATCTGGCAAGCCAGAAAGCATCATCGAAAAGATGGTTGAAGGCCGCCTGCGCAAGTTCTACGAGGAAGTGACTCTCGTAAAACAGTCTTTTGTTATCAATCCTGACCTGACTGTTGAAGGCGCTGTTGAAGAAGCTGCTAAAGAACTGGGCTCTCCAGTTAAGCTGGTTGGCTTCGTGCGCTTTGCACTTGGTGAAGGCATTGAAAAAGAAGAAACAGACTTTGCTGCTGAAGTAGCTGCTGCTGCCGGTAACTAA